The Mesorhizobium loti DNA segment GATGTGGACGCCGTTGCCGACGGCATTAGGCGCGGTCTTGGGCGCGAAGCTCGCGCGCCAGCCGGCATTGCGCGCCACTTCACGCGTGATTTCGCGGATGGCGACGGCGCGGTCGGCGGCCGTGAGTGCGTCGGCCGGCTCATGCGTCACTTCGAACTGCTCGTCGCCGAATTCGGCGATGACCACTTCGGGGCCGACGCCCGCTTCCTCCAGCGCCGCCATCAGATTGGGAGCGAACGGATCGGTGCGGCGCAGCGCGGCGAAGGACATCGAATGCGCTGGCGCGAAACTGCCGTCGGCAATGTGGAATTCATGCTCGAAGGCGGCGATGACGGAAAGCCCGGTTGCGGCCTTCAGCTCCGCCAGCGCATCCCTGAGCATGGTCCGCGTGCAGCCGAGCCACGGGCTGCCGTCGAGCTCGACGATGTCGCCGGCCACCATGTCGAAGGGCGTTGCCGATCCGGTGCGTTCGGTGCGGAAGCGCGCCTTGAGGTCGGGGATCAGCCGCAGATCGCCCGACGAGCCCCAGGGATTGGGAACGACGATCGAATTGAACGGTGTCATCGACAGATTGGCCTGCAGCCAGCCGACACCGGTCGTGGCGGTTTTCTGCAATCTGCTTTCGACAACGAAACGGCCCCGCGTGATGGCGCAGAGATCCGTTGTGACGACGGCAACGAGGGGCTCGACGGTCGATGTCATGCAGTTTTTCCCAGCGCGTTGAAACGGTCGACGACGGTGTCGGTGTCGGCAACCCAGCAATAGCCGCCGAAGGCCTTGAGCGCGATGTCGTGGCGCTCCTGGGTGATGGTGGCGCAGGCGTCCGATACGCAGGTGACGAGGTAGCCGCGGTCGGCGCCGTCGCGCACTGTCATGTCGACGCACTGGTCGGTGAGCACGCCGACCACGACGAGGTAGCGGATGCCGAGGTTCTTCAGGAGGTAGTCGACATTGGTCGAGTTGAAGATGCCGGAAGAGGTCTTCGGCAGCATGATCTCGTCGCCGACAGGTGCCAGCGACGCCACCGGCAGGCCTTCGGGGAGACTCGGCGCGACATGGATCGGTGTCAGCTTGTGGTCGAGCGAGCGGTCGCGCCCATCTTCGGTCAGGCTCTGGATGATGGTGTGCAGCACTTCCACACCATTGGCCCGCGCCGCCGCCAGCAGACGTTCCTGGTTGGGGATCGTCTGCGAGGATGTCTGCCGGTAGAAATAATGGTCGGGGCCGCGCTCTGGATGCGAGGGATCGGCGCCCGGCTCCAGCCAGATGCGCTGCATGTCGACGAGCAGCAGTGCCGTCTCGCCGGCACGAAAGGCTTCGTCTCGCTTGGGTAAGGCCCGCTTCGGTAAGGTTTGGGTCATGCTAGTCGTCCTGCTTTGCTGATTTCGGTCCGGGTGTCTTGCGCGGTTCGGATGTCTGGCGCTTGCCGTTCGACTGCGGATCGCTGTCGAGCGTTACCGCATTGGCGTGCCGCACCTTCTCGATCCTCTCGATGCGCGCCCGGGCGTCGTCGCCCAGCGTCGAAACGATATGCGCGGTAAGCGCTTCCATCTGTGCGATCGCCGGCGCCAGCGTGTCG contains these protein-coding regions:
- a CDS encoding glutamine synthetase, translating into MTSTVEPLVAVVTTDLCAITRGRFVVESRLQKTATTGVGWLQANLSMTPFNSIVVPNPWGSSGDLRLIPDLKARFRTERTGSATPFDMVAGDIVELDGSPWLGCTRTMLRDALAELKAATGLSVIAAFEHEFHIADGSFAPAHSMSFAALRRTDPFAPNLMAALEEAGVGPEVVIAEFGDEQFEVTHEPADALTAADRAVAIREITREVARNAGWRASFAPKTAPNAVGNGVHIHFSFVDAAGKPVTYDAAQPGGLSAKAGAFCAGVLRHLPAITAMTASSVSSFYRLKPHSWSSSYTWLADRDREASLRICPTVTIGGRDPARQYNVEYRAADATGNPYLSLAAIIRAGLEGLKAELPSPPLVTGDPTLMSEAERAKLGLVRLPETLPAALDALLADKIVTGWFAPIFIETFVGLKQHEAERLAGLDPAAICDLYRTLY
- a CDS encoding isochorismatase hydrolase; protein product: MTQTLPKRALPKRDEAFRAGETALLLVDMQRIWLEPGADPSHPERGPDHYFYRQTSSQTIPNQERLLAAARANGVEVLHTIIQSLTEDGRDRSLDHKLTPIHVAPSLPEGLPVASLAPVGDEIMLPKTSSGIFNSTNVDYLLKNLGIRYLVVVGVLTDQCVDMTVRDGADRGYLVTCVSDACATITQERHDIALKAFGGYCWVADTDTVVDRFNALGKTA